In Triticum aestivum cultivar Chinese Spring chromosome 5B, IWGSC CS RefSeq v2.1, whole genome shotgun sequence, the following proteins share a genomic window:
- the LOC123111653 gene encoding glucose-1-phosphate adenylyltransferase small subunit 1, chloroplastic/amyloplastic yields MATATAMCATAATYGAPIPAPAPAAFSPHRAAGGRRARAVTARPRPLFSPRAVSDSRNSQTCLDPDASTSVLGIILGGGAGTRLYPLTKKRAKPAVPLGANYRLIDIPVSNCLNSNVSKIYVLTQFNSASLNRHLSRAYGNNIGGYKNDGFVEVLAAQQSPENPNWFQGTADAVRQYLWLFEEHNVMEFLILAGDHLYRMDYQKFIQAHRETDADITVAALPMDEERATAFGLMKIDDEGRIVEFSEKPKGEKLKAMMVDTTILGLDSERAKELPYIASMGIYVFSKDAMLRLLRDNFPSANDFGSEVIPGATEIGMRVQAYLYDGYWEDIGTIEAFYNANLGITKKPVPDFSFYDRSAPIYTQSRYLPPSKVLNADVTDSVIGEGCVINHCTINHSVVGLRSCISEGAVIEDSLLMGADYYETENDKKILSESGGIPIGIGKNAHIRKAIIDKNARIGENVKIINVDDIQEASRESDGYFIKSGIVTVIKDALIPSGTVI; encoded by the exons atggcgacggcgacggcgatgtgCGCGACGGCCGCCACGTACGGGGCACCGATCCCGGCGCCGGCACCCGCCGCATTCTCTCCTCACCGcgcggccggcgggcggcgggcgcgggcggtgACGGCGAGGCCGCGGCCCCTGTTCTCGCCCCGGGCCGTCTCGGACTCGCGCAATTCCCAGACGTGCCTCGATCCGGACGCCAGCACG AGTGTTCTTGGGATCATCCTCGGTGGTGGCGCCGGGACAAGGCTGTACCCACTGACCAAGAAGAGGGCCAAGCCTGCGGTGCCGTTGGGTGCCAACTACAGGCTCATAGATATCCCGGTCAGCAACTGCCTCAACAGCAATGTGTCCAAGATCTATGTTCTGACGCAGTTCAACTCCGCGTCGCTCAACCGCCACCTCTCGAGGGCCTACGGGAACAACATTGGTGGATACAAGAATGATGGCTTTGTCGAAGTTCTCGCTGCGCAGCAGAGCCCGGAGAATCCTAACTGGTTTCAG GGTACCGCAGATGCCGTGCGACAGTACTTATGGCTGTTTGAGGAACACAATGTTATGGAGTTCCTTATTCTGGCTGGAGATCACCTGTACCGTATGGACTACCAAAAATTCATTCAAGCACACAGAGAAACAGATGCTGATATTACTGTGGCTGCCCTGCCAATGGACGAGGAGCGCGCAACTGCATTTGGCCTGATGAAAATTGACGATGAAGGGAGAATTGTTGAGTTTTCAGAAAAACCAAAAGGAGAGAAGTTGAAGGCAATGATG GTTGACACCACCATACTGGGCCTTGATTCTGAGAGGGCCAAGGAATTACCTTATATTGCTAGCATGGGAATCTATGTTTTTAGCAAAGATGCGATGCTTCGGCTTCTTCGTGACAATTTTCCTTCAGCAAATGACTTTGGAAGTGAGGTTATTCCTGGTGCAACAGAAATTGGAATGAGG GTGCAAGCTTACTTATATGATGGTTATTGGGAAGATATTGGGACTATTGAGGCGTTTTACAATGCAAACTTGGGAATAACCAAGAAACCAGTACCAGATTTTAG CTTCTATGACCGTTCTGCCCCAATTTATACACAATCTCGATACTTGCCTCCTTCGAAGGTTCTTAACGCTGATGTGACAGACAGTGTTATCGGTGAAGGTTGCGTCATTAAT CATTGTACAATCAACCATTCTGTTGTTGGACTACGCTCGTGCATATCAGAAGGCGCGGTTATAGAGGATTCCCTGCTAATGGGTGCAGACTATTATGAG ACGGAAAATGACAAGAAAATCCTTTCTGAAAGTGGCGGCATTCCCATCGGTATTGGAAAAAATGCGCACATCAGAAAAGCAATAATCGACAAAAATGCTCGAATCGGAGAAAATGTGAAG ATAAtcaatgttgatgatatccaagaAGCTTCAAGGGAGAGTGATGGATACTTCATCAAAAGTGGCATTGTCACCGTGATTAAGGACGCCTTAATTCCTAGCGGGACAGTCATATAG